Proteins encoded together in one Planctomyces sp. SH-PL14 window:
- the rnpA gene encoding ribonuclease P protein component, whose amino-acid sequence MDDSSVRITRTASEVVPLKELALTEPHREPQNPPAGPSATAAPPPSDTFVAETGRLRFQSKQRVRTPVDYKRVYDLRHSVRDDCFLVFTAWNGLEVSRLGTSVSRKVGNSVVRHAWKRRIRETFRLLQHEIPAGLDLVIVPSAREIPDAPRAGASLKRLLERAVRRWPRPVAAETAPAVSAEYRPESDRL is encoded by the coding sequence TTGGACGATTCCTCCGTCCGCATCACCCGGACCGCGTCCGAAGTCGTTCCGCTGAAAGAGCTGGCGTTGACCGAGCCCCACCGAGAGCCGCAAAACCCGCCCGCCGGGCCCTCCGCCACCGCTGCCCCTCCCCCTTCCGACACCTTCGTCGCGGAGACGGGCCGGCTGCGGTTTCAATCGAAGCAACGGGTGCGGACGCCGGTCGACTACAAGCGGGTCTACGACCTGCGGCACTCGGTCCGGGACGACTGCTTTCTGGTCTTCACGGCGTGGAACGGGCTCGAGGTCTCGCGCCTCGGGACGAGCGTCTCGCGGAAGGTCGGGAACTCGGTGGTCCGGCATGCGTGGAAGCGGCGGATCCGCGAGACCTTTCGTCTCCTGCAGCACGAAATCCCGGCGGGGCTCGACCTCGTCATCGTACCGTCCGCCCGAGAGATCCCGGACGCGCCGCGGGCCGGCGCCTCCCTGAAACGGCTTCTTGAACGGGCGGTCCGCCGCTGGCCGCGGCCCGTCGCAGCGGAGACAGCACCCGCAGTTTCTGCCGAATACCGTCCCGAATCCGACCGACTCTAA
- a CDS encoding DUF1501 domain-containing protein — MYPGEELQSRRSFLQRSAGGLGIVPLAMLLGQETFGPVASAADGHTGPGMHHPPKVKRVIQLFMNGGASPMDTFDYKPELEKRHDQPFDPGEGIRVEAATSAPGKLMKSPFPFRQYGECGRWVSSVFPHVAQHVDELAFLMAMESKTNVHGPGSYLMNTGFLLPGFPSLGAWVSYGLGSLSENLPTFVVLPDPGGLPYNQKGNFSSGFLPVAHTATTINTASEVPINDLKAPSSAGYITSDSERETQTLLRSLNEHHRAEHPGDTRLDARIASYELAARMQLSAPEAFNLSGESEATHRLYGTQDPVTADFGKRCLLSRRLIERGVRFVQVWSGAGGPSNNWDNHTDIITELPKMANATDRPVAALLADLRQRGLLEDTLVLWNTEFGRMPFTQGATGRDHNGGTFVGWMAGGGVRGGAAYGESDPWAWKTAANKATTYDFHATVLHLLGIDHERLTYRHNGANRRLTDVHGHVIHDVLG; from the coding sequence ATGTATCCAGGTGAGGAACTCCAATCACGACGGTCGTTTCTCCAGCGGTCGGCCGGGGGACTGGGGATCGTTCCGTTGGCGATGCTCCTCGGCCAGGAGACGTTTGGTCCGGTGGCTTCGGCAGCCGATGGTCACACCGGACCGGGGATGCATCATCCCCCCAAAGTAAAGCGGGTCATCCAGCTATTCATGAACGGAGGTGCCAGTCCAATGGACACCTTCGACTACAAGCCGGAGCTCGAGAAGCGACACGATCAGCCGTTCGATCCCGGCGAAGGGATCCGGGTCGAGGCGGCCACGAGCGCGCCCGGCAAGCTCATGAAGTCGCCGTTCCCGTTCCGCCAGTACGGGGAGTGCGGCCGGTGGGTCAGCAGCGTCTTTCCCCACGTCGCGCAGCATGTCGACGAGTTGGCGTTCCTGATGGCGATGGAGTCGAAGACGAACGTCCATGGTCCGGGGAGCTACCTCATGAATACGGGGTTCCTCCTGCCGGGGTTTCCGAGCCTCGGGGCGTGGGTCTCGTACGGGCTCGGTTCCCTGTCAGAGAACCTGCCGACGTTCGTGGTCCTGCCCGACCCCGGGGGGCTCCCGTACAATCAGAAGGGAAACTTCTCGTCAGGGTTCCTCCCCGTGGCCCACACGGCGACGACGATCAACACCGCCAGCGAAGTCCCGATCAACGACCTCAAAGCCCCCTCGTCCGCCGGGTACATCACGTCCGACAGCGAACGGGAGACGCAGACGCTCCTGCGGTCTCTAAATGAACATCATCGGGCCGAGCATCCCGGCGACACGCGTCTCGATGCCCGGATCGCGAGTTACGAGCTCGCCGCGCGGATGCAGCTTTCAGCGCCCGAGGCGTTCAATCTCTCCGGCGAATCGGAGGCGACGCACCGCCTCTACGGGACACAGGATCCGGTGACGGCAGACTTCGGCAAGCGGTGCCTGCTCTCGCGGCGGCTGATTGAGCGAGGCGTCCGGTTCGTCCAGGTCTGGAGCGGCGCGGGGGGACCGTCGAACAACTGGGACAACCACACCGACATCATCACTGAGCTGCCGAAGATGGCGAATGCGACGGACCGTCCCGTCGCCGCGCTCCTGGCGGACCTTCGGCAGCGGGGACTTCTCGAAGACACGCTCGTCCTGTGGAACACGGAATTCGGGCGGATGCCGTTCACGCAGGGGGCAACCGGCCGGGACCACAACGGCGGAACGTTTGTCGGATGGATGGCGGGGGGCGGCGTGCGAGGCGGAGCGGCTTACGGAGAGAGCGACCCGTGGGCTTGGAAGACTGCGGCGAACAAAGCGACCACGTACGACTTTCACGCCACGGTGCTGCATCTCCTGGGGATCGACCACGAGCGTCTGACGTACCGACACAACGGCGCGAACCGCCGCCTCACCGACGTCCACGGCCACGTCATCCATGACGTCCTGGGCTAA
- a CDS encoding DUF1854 domain-containing protein: MLPTAGVTSSIPLFSLEVDAYARLIYVGPDDERIENVTPVRAFPLSSPERWVSIRDRQGRELVLIKDPAMLPTSVRTLLDQELARREFSPRILQIYNIHRADYGIDWEVETDRGRASFRVEGDESIRELGERGTVIIDSSGIRYRILDVNELDRASRRRLEKYF; this comes from the coding sequence ATGCTTCCGACTGCCGGCGTCACATCGTCGATTCCGCTCTTCTCGCTCGAAGTCGACGCCTATGCCCGTCTGATCTACGTCGGTCCCGATGACGAGCGGATCGAGAACGTCACGCCGGTCCGCGCGTTCCCGCTCTCGTCCCCCGAGCGATGGGTCTCGATCCGCGACCGGCAGGGGCGGGAGCTGGTCCTGATCAAGGACCCGGCGATGCTCCCGACGTCGGTCCGGACGCTGCTCGACCAGGAGCTCGCGCGCCGCGAGTTCAGCCCGCGGATTCTGCAGATCTACAACATCCACCGCGCCGACTATGGGATCGACTGGGAGGTCGAGACCGATCGGGGCCGCGCGAGCTTCCGCGTCGAAGGAGATGAGAGTATCCGGGAGCTCGGTGAGCGGGGGACGGTCATCATCGACTCGAGCGGCATCCGTTACCGGATTCTCGACGTGAACGAACTCGATCGCGCCAGCCGGCGACGCCTCGAGAAGTACTTCTGA
- a CDS encoding DUF1207 domain-containing protein codes for MIRFVVFVVAALSLGGVPLMAGEPIDEAFVNAYDDAWRTQVMDGPLAPIPSTGGPPAVISEGPPIYESVPIYTPAPGAPAFLENYCGPDDWTWQLLPQGVLYHTYWASAAEPRLSTQVVDERGNGPYVDSHIGARLGLFRFGAKDRPEGWQFDILGGAKLRQNIGEELDVEAVDFRYDLLLTHAYGPHRWKFGFYHVSSHTGDEFLLKNPGYPRLNYFRDTFVMGYSYYVIPELRLYGEVGYAVHRDVSQPLEIQFGIDYGPAYKTGPQGAPFIALNGHLREEQNFGGNFAMQAGWAWKSDRFNDGILRTGLYLYDGASPQFSFYQRYERQVGIGLWYDY; via the coding sequence ATGATTCGCTTCGTTGTTTTTGTCGTTGCAGCCCTGTCTCTCGGCGGCGTCCCCCTCATGGCGGGTGAGCCGATCGATGAGGCCTTCGTCAATGCGTATGACGATGCGTGGCGGACCCAGGTGATGGACGGGCCCCTGGCCCCGATCCCGTCAACGGGCGGACCGCCCGCTGTGATCTCCGAAGGGCCTCCGATTTACGAGTCGGTCCCGATCTATACTCCGGCTCCCGGGGCGCCGGCCTTTCTCGAAAACTACTGCGGGCCGGACGACTGGACGTGGCAGCTCCTTCCTCAAGGGGTCTTGTATCACACCTACTGGGCGAGCGCCGCGGAGCCGCGGTTGTCGACGCAGGTCGTGGACGAGCGCGGGAACGGGCCCTACGTCGACTCGCACATCGGAGCGAGGCTGGGGCTCTTTCGGTTCGGGGCGAAGGACCGTCCGGAGGGATGGCAGTTCGATATCCTCGGCGGCGCGAAACTGCGGCAGAACATCGGAGAGGAACTCGACGTTGAGGCGGTCGACTTCCGGTATGACCTGCTGCTGACGCATGCCTACGGCCCGCACCGCTGGAAGTTCGGCTTCTATCACGTCAGCTCGCACACGGGAGACGAGTTCCTCCTCAAGAACCCGGGGTATCCGCGGCTCAACTACTTCCGCGACACGTTCGTGATGGGGTACTCGTATTACGTCATCCCCGAGCTGCGGCTGTACGGGGAAGTCGGCTACGCGGTTCATCGCGATGTCTCGCAGCCGCTCGAGATCCAGTTCGGGATCGACTACGGCCCGGCGTACAAGACCGGCCCGCAGGGGGCGCCGTTCATTGCCTTGAACGGTCATCTCCGCGAGGAGCAGAACTTCGGCGGGAACTTTGCGATGCAGGCGGGCTGGGCGTGGAAGTCCGACCGGTTCAACGACGGCATCCTGCGAACCGGGCTCTATCTTTACGACGGTGCGAGCCCGCAGTTCTCGTTTTATCAGCGCTATGAGCGGCAGGTCGGTATCGGCCTCTGGTACGACTACTGA
- a CDS encoding ABC transporter ATP-binding protein, whose product MAEISSTLDRRLGELLPKEETLRASLPLNLNTQLRFVPSQLILTNERLLHLTGPDLEPESSWPLAQIATLKLDERGPISALDVVGSDGLLAQFFVTAALARDAEKFAHALAALRNPQSPSDEQICPTCHLPIPPDETACPRCTLSSDSDTPAPQPGRSMLRLLKFARPWTGMIVLGLVLTLSATAAGLIPPYLTMPLLDDVLIPFQSGQDINRWLVVWYLSGLFLAALMAWILGWGRTYVLAWVSERISAELRNRTFSHLQHLSLSFFGGHRTGDLVARVGTDTDRICYFLSVNLIDFVSDVLMVILMAVILATIDPVLALITLAPLPVIAWLVHRVRESLRGGFAAGTRAWGEMTSHLADAIPGIRVVKAFAQEQHEIERFRKANNRVLAANDRVNRTWSFFGPVIVLLTDIGLLTVWAAGAWGVFSERITVGVLTAFVAYISRFYSRLESMSRMLAAVQRAAASAHRVFEVMDMTPDVPTARNPVRVGRLEGEIELRDICFRYGNRQIIKNVSLKIAPGEMVGFVGPSGAGKSTLVNLVCRFYDVSDGGIFVDGINLKDIDVTAYRKNIGLVLQESFLFYGTISENIAYGRPDATREEIIAAAKAARAHDFILRLPDGYDSFVGERGQQLSGGERQRISIARALLIDPAILILDEATSAVDTETEREIQLALENLIQGRTTIAIAHRLSTLQKANRLVVLEQGRVTEIGPHEELLQREGTYRRLHEAQVAMASGDFGGLEKPVHFLE is encoded by the coding sequence TTGGCTGAAATTTCTTCAACGCTCGACCGCCGCCTCGGGGAACTTCTGCCCAAGGAAGAGACGCTCCGCGCAAGCCTCCCGCTCAACCTGAATACGCAGCTCCGCTTCGTCCCGAGCCAGCTCATTCTCACAAACGAGCGGCTGCTGCATCTGACGGGGCCGGACCTTGAACCGGAGTCCTCCTGGCCGCTGGCGCAGATCGCAACCTTGAAATTGGATGAGCGAGGGCCGATCAGCGCCCTCGACGTCGTCGGCTCGGACGGGCTCCTGGCCCAGTTCTTCGTCACCGCCGCGCTAGCCCGCGACGCGGAAAAGTTTGCCCATGCCCTCGCCGCGCTGCGCAACCCGCAGTCGCCGAGCGATGAGCAGATCTGCCCGACCTGCCATCTCCCGATCCCCCCCGACGAAACCGCCTGCCCCCGCTGCACGCTTTCGAGCGACTCCGACACCCCCGCGCCGCAGCCGGGGCGGTCGATGCTGCGGCTGCTCAAGTTTGCCCGGCCGTGGACCGGCATGATCGTCCTCGGCCTGGTCCTGACTCTCTCGGCGACCGCCGCGGGACTGATTCCGCCGTACCTGACGATGCCGCTCCTGGACGACGTGCTGATTCCGTTCCAGAGCGGGCAAGACATCAACCGCTGGCTGGTTGTCTGGTATTTGAGCGGGCTGTTCCTGGCGGCCCTCATGGCGTGGATCCTGGGCTGGGGGCGGACGTACGTGCTGGCGTGGGTCAGCGAGCGGATCAGCGCCGAGCTGCGGAACCGGACATTTTCGCACCTGCAGCACCTGTCGCTGTCGTTTTTCGGCGGCCACCGGACGGGGGATCTCGTCGCCCGCGTCGGGACCGATACCGATCGCATCTGCTACTTCCTCTCGGTCAACCTGATCGACTTCGTCAGCGACGTCCTGATGGTCATCCTGATGGCCGTCATCCTAGCGACGATCGACCCGGTCCTGGCCCTGATCACGCTCGCTCCGCTCCCCGTGATCGCCTGGCTCGTCCACCGCGTCCGCGAAAGCCTCCGCGGCGGCTTTGCCGCCGGAACCCGCGCCTGGGGCGAAATGACGAGCCATCTTGCCGACGCCATCCCCGGGATCCGCGTCGTGAAAGCGTTCGCGCAGGAGCAGCACGAGATCGAGCGGTTCCGCAAGGCGAACAACCGCGTCCTGGCGGCCAATGACCGCGTCAACCGGACCTGGTCGTTCTTCGGCCCCGTGATCGTTCTGCTGACCGACATCGGACTCTTGACCGTCTGGGCAGCCGGAGCGTGGGGAGTCTTCTCGGAACGGATCACGGTCGGCGTCCTGACGGCGTTCGTGGCCTACATCAGCCGCTTCTACTCCCGTCTCGAATCGATGAGCCGGATGCTGGCCGCCGTTCAACGAGCCGCGGCGAGCGCCCACCGCGTCTTCGAGGTCATGGACATGACCCCGGACGTCCCGACCGCCCGCAATCCGGTCCGGGTGGGACGCCTCGAAGGGGAAATCGAGCTTCGGGACATCTGCTTCCGCTACGGCAACCGGCAGATCATCAAGAACGTCAGTCTCAAGATCGCCCCCGGCGAGATGGTCGGCTTCGTTGGCCCCAGCGGCGCGGGGAAATCGACGCTCGTGAATCTCGTCTGCCGGTTCTACGACGTCTCGGACGGGGGGATCTTTGTCGACGGAATCAACCTCAAGGACATCGACGTCACGGCGTACCGCAAGAACATCGGGCTCGTCCTCCAGGAGTCGTTCCTGTTCTACGGCACGATCTCGGAGAACATCGCCTACGGCCGCCCCGACGCGACGCGCGAGGAGATCATCGCCGCCGCCAAGGCCGCCCGGGCCCACGACTTCATCCTCCGCCTCCCGGACGGTTACGACTCGTTCGTCGGCGAGCGGGGCCAGCAGCTTTCCGGCGGGGAGCGGCAGCGGATCAGCATCGCCCGCGCGCTCCTCATCGACCCGGCGATCCTGATTCTCGACGAAGCGACCTCCGCCGTCGACACCGAGACCGAGCGCGAGATTCAGCTCGCTCTCGAGAACCTGATCCAGGGGCGGACGACGATCGCCATCGCCCACCGCCTGAGCACCCTCCAGAAGGCGAACCGCCTCGTCGTCCTGGAACAGGGACGGGTGACCGAGATCGGCCCGCACGAGGAACTCCTCCAGCGGGAGGGGACTTATCGACGGCTCCACGAAGCCCAGGTGGCGATGGCGAGCGGAGACTTCGGCGGCCTGGAGAAGCCGGTCCACTTCCTCGAATAG
- a CDS encoding NYN domain-containing protein: MSPELLIDGYNLMHAAGIAKKVARPGELERWRHRLIKRVSQALQPSERQGTLIVFDAKEAPEVGSREDLVEGIRIRYADRGHEADDLIEQLIAEHRFPHSLRVISSDHRIQKAARRRHAKFLDSPKFLDELDERQHRRPPEKPEGVHIITPKSAKGSGPAPLRPAPAPRPSEAPAVSKPETSNVDDWLKEFGDIEVEQLGEPEPPTVEPPTKTGKPAGKTKPTAQTEINARPSPNRRAHRMPAEEPSGGPPIDPVLNDPAFWQQRINELKDD; the protein is encoded by the coding sequence ATGTCGCCGGAACTGCTGATCGACGGCTACAACCTGATGCACGCCGCCGGGATTGCGAAGAAGGTGGCGCGGCCCGGTGAACTCGAACGGTGGCGGCACCGCCTCATCAAACGGGTCTCGCAGGCCCTGCAGCCCTCTGAACGTCAGGGGACGCTGATTGTCTTTGACGCCAAGGAAGCGCCCGAAGTCGGGAGCCGCGAGGATCTTGTCGAGGGAATCCGGATCCGGTACGCCGACCGTGGTCACGAGGCGGACGACCTTATCGAACAGCTCATCGCGGAGCACCGCTTTCCGCATTCGCTGCGGGTGATCTCCAGCGACCACCGGATCCAGAAGGCAGCCCGCCGCCGGCACGCCAAGTTTCTCGACAGCCCCAAGTTCCTCGACGAGCTCGACGAACGTCAGCACCGCCGCCCCCCGGAGAAACCAGAGGGGGTCCACATCATCACGCCAAAGTCTGCGAAGGGCTCCGGCCCGGCGCCGCTACGTCCGGCGCCTGCGCCTCGGCCGAGCGAGGCGCCAGCCGTCAGCAAGCCCGAAACGTCGAACGTCGACGACTGGCTCAAGGAGTTCGGCGATATCGAAGTCGAGCAGCTCGGCGAGCCCGAACCTCCCACGGTTGAACCGCCGACGAAGACGGGAAAACCGGCCGGCAAGACGAAGCCGACTGCACAGACCGAGATCAACGCGCGGCCCTCTCCGAACCGGCGCGCTCACCGGATGCCGGCCGAAGAGCCGAGCGGCGGCCCCCCGATCGATCCCGTCCTCAACGATCCCGCCTTCTGGCAACAGCGGATCAATGAACTGAAGGACGACTGA